The Rhododendron vialii isolate Sample 1 chromosome 1a, ASM3025357v1 region TAGCGGAAAGCGGAATAATTGTTCACATGGCCTTCATGAAGACTTAAACCTCCTAGACTATGTAAGTAATTCTGGAAAATTGTGACATGAATATTGTGAATTTATTTCCCTCCGGTGAACTCGATCTAAATATGCACTGCATCGAATTAAATACTTCAGGCATATGATTTGTGGAAGTGTGGGAAATGCGTGGAGTTCATGGATCCATCGCTCGACGATACAGATTCATCCTGTAAATTAGTGAGATGCATGCAAATAGCTTTGCTATGTGTCCAAGAAAATCCAGCTGATAGACCCTCTATGTTGGAACTCTCGTCGATGCTGAAAAATGAAACTGCCGCCATGAATACCCCCAAAAGACTTGCTTTTTCTACAAGAAGAGATGAAGATGAACTTCAAGTTCAAGAGTCTACATCTGAACAAGAAATTTGGTCAGTTGGTGATGTATCCTTTACCCAATTGGTAGCCCGATGAAGGTTAATTCTCCTTTTTTCCTGAAGTTTGGGCAAATTAATATGCTTATTCCTATGCCTCTGTTTATATTGCCAAAAATACAACTTGTCTTGCTCTGGAACAATCATTGCTCCTTTTAGTTTATCAATGTTGTTACTCTGGcaatttttgtcattattcttTGACCTGGTATAGTAATCACAATGATTGTATGCATTCAATACCTTACAAGCAATTTGGAATTTGAACCAAACTCCTCATAATTGGGCTCCCTGGGAATAGGTGGCGGGTTTGGACTTTGAACCCCCAAGATGAGTCGAGGTGCGTGTGAGGtgacttgagttatcaaaaataaaataaaataaaataacggTAAACCATCGGATTAAGGTCCTTTTAATTACAACCATATTATGAATTGAAATATTCCTCGACACCAGAAGACATATTGGATGATatcctaaattttaaaaaactgatATAACATTTTATTTGTACTTCAACTCGAAATAATTGACGATGGATGAAGTCGTCGTCCACTGAAATCCTAGTTTTGAATGCATTATACAATCATTGTGAGACAAGCTCTTTTACAAGATCTTAAGATTATTTCATCCACTCAACTAACTTGGCTGAGGTGGAGGAGTTTGGACAGGCGAAATTCTTTAAAACGAGAAATGCTATGATAcacgaaaaagaaaacatgaaaatgtccatgaaagagaacaaggcGTCCATTCTCTCTTTCATGGATACTTTCATGTTTTCTATATTATGTATCCTACAAGGCCCCACAGATACTGAGTCAAATATCTACAACCCTCGTATTTCGTTGCAATTGCCGATTAGGTCATATTTGGATAACCGGCTGTTTTTTTGGGTGGCGGCTTGAccgcatctcaattaattttgggaTTTGGACAAACCTCTAATAACCCTAAAGTTTGAAATATTGCCTTCCTAGATTTTAAACTTGCAAAATCTTGGGGGCAAGCCCCTTTTGTTGCTTtctcaaacctacttaattttACACCTTGGGCCTTGGGGTTCATGACAAAGATTGTATTCCATCAGCATTTTAAGAGTCAAGAcgtcattttcctttttattggccaatcggtaaaaaaaaaaaataataatagtggaCGGGGCAATTTCCAATTCAAAAGAGAAAAGTCAAAGATAATAAGCATTATaaacatgcttttttttttgaacttataGCTTTTGGACCGATCTAgtcgaccttttttttttttttttgtgtgaacaGATTGAATAAACTAAAACCTAGATAGTGGAGTTAGCAGGAAAAActataataaaaagaaaaaatattgggTGATCTTCTCCTAGAATATACATCTTAATTTGTGTGAATAGTTTTAGTTGTAGTGGGTGTTTTTTTCTTGGAAAGAagttttattctaattttttaatctcTAGAAGTCGATCCCTACGTAATACTTGTGTTCGTACATGTTGAAAAAGGAAAGCAGTGGATGAGTGCGTGCCATGTCCCGAAGACATTTCTCCGACAAAATCTTTTCCCTAGATACGGGTATGAATCATTAACTTCTTTACTTTGTTGTTAGTGTCCAGACCAGCTTATCCCTTTAGTTGCTTTCTCGATGATTTCGGCATTCATAACTCTGGAAATATTTACTAAGTTACagtattttataattttgaaaactttgtctGAGAAAAGTAATTACgttctattaaataagatcaatatcatataaaaaaaaaggttttgtaCAAGTTAAAAAATCATAGTGAATTATTTTAGAGGTCTAAAATGATGAAAGTGTCAATTCGGTATGGGATGGGGAAGTAATTTTTATTAGGTTCTTGGGGGCAATTACTAATAATTAATCATATTTTCACAGTTATAATAAACTTTTTTATCTGTTTCTACCAAGATCTAAAATCTAGATTCTATAACAGAATCTGAAGTAGTAGAATGTAAAATCTGTATCTATAGCTATCGTAACTCTAATgcacacacccaaatacatgCCCCAAGAGCAGCCAAAAATTGCCCTGAAATGAAAGCAAATGGAAGTTTGGAACGAGTCGCTATTGACTACAAAGACGGGAAGTTATCAACATGGCTACGTGTTGAGACGTCTATTGTCGTGACTGAATTGGTTATGCATCTAAATTCTTGTCTGCCAACTGCCAAGTTGTGActtatgtgagagagagagagagagagagagagagagagagagagagagagagagagagagagagagagagagagagagagagagagagagagagagagagagagagagagagagagagagagagagagagagagagagagagtctcaaTCTTTTGAAATAGAAATTTTCTTGGGTAGACTTTTTCGCTTCATTCTTAAATATCATCACAATCAATAGTTTCAATCTCAATCCTCATTCTCACAAATTTAAGAGTTTGCAACATTTTTTAAAGACACTTTCATGTTTGTGCTTGTACTCGCACTCCTGCTCATTGTTGTGCCCCAGggatcaaaaacaaaacacaccaaacacacaaaacacagaGTTTTACGTAGTTCTCCAAGATCGTACATCCATGGAGGAATCGGACCAATCTCACTAGCTAGAAACAGACTAAAGCTTTACAAGTGGAGTTCTCTCCCAACTCATtacccttctctctctgtttacaTTGCTTAACCCTACAGAATATATACACCGCCAGAGGTTTGCGCTTGTGTGCTAAAATGGAACTCCATGCCAGACCAAGCCTGGTGGTTGAAACACAAGGCAAGTGGCCGGATGAATATCTACACAAGTGGGTGGGAGAGGAAATGCTGAAGTAAAGAGGGAGTGGAGCCATGCTGGCAGGGATGGAATCAAGATTTTATGAATGCGGGAGCCGAATTATGaacaagaaaattttgaaattttaaggtTCAAAAATCtaataatttgtttggtttaggttttgaaggaggttttttgagtaataagtggagaaagataaaAGGAGAATTGAGATTCATAATGGAAAGAAAACTTGTGGCAGATCGTGTGCAAAGAAAGAAATTGAGTTTTGGGACtcaaaacgaacacatttttaaagcatttaaatgtctaaataacattCAACACAAAATACAATGTTTAGGTGttcttaaccaaaaaataataataatattaatattaaaatttgaaaaaaaaaattcccgaaACAACGCTGGGGCCGTGGCCTCCATATGCCCATATACAGTTCCGTCTCTGCATTGTGGGTCTAGGGGCGGCGGCTGCTAcgtcaagaattttagaaattgcAATTCTCTTAAAAAATGTTGTTCACCATCATTTCCTTCCTCCATTAACAGGTTCTTCAGAGGCCCAGACCTGGATCAAAGCAGGTTACTGGTATTTCGGCAGCCAATTCCCGGTCGCCGATATCGACTCGACTCTGTTCACTCACTTGACATTTGCTTTTGCATATATCAACACTTCAACTTATGAGCTCTTGATCGCACCCTCTGATGAGCCATATATACATGTTCACCTTCACCGACATTGTTCGGCAAAAAAACCCATCAATCACAACACTTCTGTCCATCTGGACATGAGATTCAAACTTGTCGACCTTCTTTTCAATGGCTACCAAACCCTCTCACAGAACTTCTTTCATCGAATCATCAATACAGAGAACCAGGCTTTATGGGTTTCACGGCCTGGAACTTTGTTGCGTCAAACCGGACACAAACACCACCAagatggaaaatatgagaattcTCTTCGACGATTGGAGAACCGCTGTAGACAGGGAATCGAAGAATTCCACCCGATCACCGCTCCTTTTAACGCTGGCCAGTCATTATTTGCCTTCCAAAAACAGCACAAGTTATCCCATGGAGTCGATTCGCAAGAACTTCGATGGAGTCGATTCATGGATATGATACCTTTTCAGGCATATGATTTGTGGAAGTGTGGGAAAGGTATGGAGTTCATGGATCCATCGCTCGACGATAAAAATTCATCCTGTAAATTAGTGAGATGCATGCaaatagcttcttttttttttttgataggctgcatgattttattagaactcgacaaagggtacatcgagtaGAGACCAATTACGGACCACAGAGAGTGAGGTACCATAAGAGGcctacaaaagaaagaaaagaagaggaaaaatacATTCAATGGATATTGAATGAGCCTAGGGACACAATGGCCCAAATAGCATCactttcaatccatttgaatagACACTACGTACCATCACCAATTCTCTAAACCCAGGGGTAACTTCAATCATTTGAGAATTCCAGCTTCATAACATCTCTAACTCAAACCATTGGGAACATCAACGACATCAACGTAACCTCCAAATTAGGGAAGGCCTCCAAATCAGCAAAATTTCAGCAATAGCATATCCAAATCATTGGCAGCCAAAACTTCCTCCATTGAAAAGGAGATATTCAACGCAGCAAGTACACGACAAACCATATCCATCACAGCAAATTGCAGTTCATCCCTCAGCTTAGGATCAAAAGTAACCACTGCAACAACATTATCCCAAAATTAGATCTAGTTGAATCCCATCAAGCGGATTTTCAGCAAGAAACCGAGTACAGACAGTTCATCATTCAGCCCCTCCAGAGAATATTCTTAGCCCTCCCCAGACATGGGAGCATGTTTAGAAACTGGTCTTGGTAATCCCCTtaacaccaaattaaaattttccaaaaattctaCAGAAACTAGGATTCTATCAATCCTGCTGTGCATCGCATTATCCTCAAAATTGGTCCAAGTGAATTGCCTTCCCATCATTGGAAGGCATTCTTTGAAAACCCTCATGATTCTATCCACTCTATTACAGCTTGATCTCTCACACATAGCCTTAATCTCATTAAATCTCCTCCAATGCACCATGGGATTTGAGACACTGACTTCAACTGATACATTACATTCCACAATTCCAGTTTGCTTGCTGCTTCATTTGGTGCATATACATTAACAATGCCACCCTCCAACCCTACTAGCTAGACACCCAAATCACATAACAATATTCCTATGAGTTGTGACTTCTCTTGGTTTAAATTTTCTGGATTCCAAATTGATAATACTCCCCCGACATGTCACCCCAGACTTAGCATAATCAACTTCCGAAGAAACCCATATTCTATGAACAAAGGACCTTATACAACTTTCTACTTTTGTTTCTTGCAAAGACAATACATCAGGGTTTCTTTCTCTGATAATTTTAGAAACAAACCTTTTTTAAGTGAACTATATTCCATGAGATGATCTTCATTGAAGCCTCTGACTTATTACTCACTTATGAAAATTATTGATCCCTCACGAGAGGGGCAAAGGAGTTATTTTCCAGTGATGCTTTCAGAACTTTTGCCTCattttctttcatctttttcATTCTTAATATACCATCATCCCCAAATTTTATACCAAGATTATTAGTTGCTATGATGGTATTTTGCTGCTCCTTGTCCACTGAAATCTGTTCCTGCTCCTAAGAAGCAATGATGTAGCCATCAATTTCATCCCCTTCAGTGCTCAAAGCTGCTTCAAGAGGTTGGCTTCTGATGCTTTTTCTAACGGCTCTTGGATTTAAATCCACGTGGAGGTTAATACTCTGTACCTGGGAGGCCCTTACAATAGTGTAGAATCATACACGACATGGATACTGTCCTCTTCTTTTACTCTCTccctttcttgctcctgctcaTTACCTCCATGGGCTTCTATGTTCTGGATTTGGCAGCTGTTTTTGATAGATTCGAAACATTCTTCATTCAGTGGGCTTTGGGAATCTGGAACAATAGAATCCAAACCCTGAACTGAGTTACTGCTTTCTTCATTAAATCTCCCATCTGAACCATTATTTCCTTGCGCCCTATCCCCAACTGTCTCTTCTTGTAGTGGTGAGTTTTCTACATTTGGTTCCTTCCCCAGAACTGATTGGTAGCTGCCATTTTCACTCTTCTCAACCCTTTCATCTTCCTCAAACTTTTCAGCTTCCTCTACCTTGTCATCCGAATACATCTTCCTCTGCATTTCCATGTCATCCACTAAATTTTCTTCCTTGTTACTGCTGGCATCCCTGTAATCACTTGTATTCTCCACCTCATCATCTTCTACCTCTGCTTCAGGATTTGCAACATGTTCTACTGAGCTTATAGTTCTGAATGTTCCTTCCTCTACCACTTGAACACAGTATTTTCTTCCATTTACCATTAACTGAACCTCCCCTTCAATCTTGTTGGAATTCTCCGTAGCAATTAGAACTCTGCCTTTAGCATATGATACTTCCTTCAAGGTACCGTTGTCAACTTCAATAAAACAACCCCAAGTACTCCCAATTGCTTTGAAAGACTGAACATTCCAATCATTTAGAGGCATTCCATTGCATGCAAGCCATACAAATCTCTCTTTCTTTGCTGCCTCTCCATTCCATGGACTAACCTCTTCGAACCAAAGCTCAAGCCATTTTCCTTGCAGAGCTTCATTCCTCCTATCATCACTTGAAAACGTCATAATCGCATACCTCCCTCCCATGGGTTTGAACTGCACACTTTCCAGTTTTTCCATCTTCAAAATTCTTTCCAGATCTTGAATCGAGATTAGTCTTCTCAATTTGCCTACTGCGCTCCTATTTAGCCAACCGTTTCCTTCTGCTAGAATATTTATGGTGCGACCTTTATCTTCTTTGATTGTCTCCCTTCTATTTCCCCCTTGTTTGCTAGATTCCGGTACCCCTTTCCTCCTCCACAACTCCTTACCCCTTTCGCCTCTTTCCTTCAGATGTGGGTAGCCCATTTGGATCTGCTGTTTCTTCTGAAATATAACTATCTATTTCCTGTGTTCTGTTGCTGAACCTTTGTTAACAGGAGGTCTGGGTCTCCTTTGATTCTTAAAATTGATTTCTCCCACTCCTAGGGTTACTTGATTGAAGCGGTTCTGGATCTGAGTTGGATGGCTATCCTGCTTCCGAATCCGAAGCTCTGACCCGTGGTTCTGCTTTTCTTATTTGGGATAAACAATCCCAAATCCTTCCAAATCTTGAAAATAAGTTGTAGATGAAACCCTTGCGAATTCCATTCGGAAGATTATCCACAAAAACCGTCGAGTTCCTCTGCTGGACCACGCCTCCCTTCATCTCCTCTCTTCGCCTAATCTTCACATCTGTTATTATTGTTTTTATGCATGCAAATAGCTTTGCTATGTGTCCAAGAAAATCCAACGGATAGACCCTCCAAGTTGGAACTCTCGTCGACGCTGAAAATTGAAACTGCCGCCATGAACACCCCCAAAAGGCCTGCTTTTTCTACGAGAAGAGATGAAGATGAAGTTCATGTTCTAGAGTCTACATCTCAACAAGAAATTTGGTCAGTTGGTGATGTATCCATTACCCAAATGGTAGCCCAATGAAGGTTAATTCTCCTTTTTTGTCATGACTAGAGTAAGCCCCGAAACAGTTCATTTTTTCGCTAGGATTTTGTTTTTGCTGTCATATCTTTCTGAAATTTGGTAAATATGATTATTCCTATACCTCTGTGAATATTGCCAGAAATACAACTTGTCTGGCTTCAGTTTCCTAGTGGGTGAATCGGCTCTAGAATAAGCATTGCTCCTTGATCAGGCAGGTTGCATAATAAACACCATGCCtaaagaaaataagagaaaaattcCGTGCTCGAGCTGCTACATATAGTTCATCAAAGTTTCTAGAACATACGAGCTAGCCATCTGCAATGTTGTTActctgaaattttttgtcattattctttgatcatgtgtagtaATCACAATGGTTGTATTTAAGGGTGATAAAttaaacccagacccattaacaaatccatacccatcaactaaaaaatagacccaacccaacatatttattagttgggtaacaATGAGTCCAAACCCGACTACCCCATTATTAGTTTGATTTTAATTGGacattaattgggtcaacttaaatgatcCAATGGgtcatgaaagtaacccaccaaaattCATGTCTCTTTAGCAGGTTTCACTGGGAATGAAGGTTGCACAAAGGCTCAGTAAGCTGCAGAAAAAAGGGTGGAAGCCTTGACGTACAATAGTCTTTTACAATTGGGACGCCGAGGAGTatggccccccctctctctctctctctctctctctctctctctccctccctctctctctctctctctctctctctctctctcaattcttctTTGCTAAATCACAcacgtccaaaaatattttggacggtccggattaaaaacCAATTATAACcagtaacaattattttgaccagttaaaattgaaaacacatctcatcattgaTTGCGTGAATAGACTGATGAAATTGCGCACCGtcatgaataagtttctctcatggtagtgtTTACATGAGAATTTATTGGCCTAATAAGCTAGTGACAAGTGGCCATTCATTTTAGACAAAACGGAGCATGCATAAACTGAAATACATGGAATCACACAATTAAAAGAACGATGACGTTCTGATCAAATTAGTGTTGTTTTATAAATAATAACAATTGTTGCCGGGTGTCACTCAAATGATAGCTTAGGAGGTAAGCAGTTCGAAGCTCAAAGGCGCGAATGGCTTAATTCAAATAAGAGGCAGTTACGGTTGATACAGTCATAGGAGTTGAGATTCGAGCATACAACTGTCCATATCCAACACGATGCAGTTGAAGAAAAGTGGGGTGATGAATTAAACTGAATTGCAACAATCAAAAGTCATGGAAGGAAAGTTTGAATTCAAACTGAGATGATTTCGAAGACAGCCAGGCGGGAAATAGAAGACGTGGAGAAAACTCaagagtttgcctataaatagaagaaatgaaggaaaaaccCAGACAAATCATCAAATAAACAGCTATGCTATGCTGGGTTTGTCCTTTAGGCAGTAGCTAGAAGAACTTATACTTAAGTTCGAAGTAATTAGGAGTAgtttgtagtagtagtagtagtaatcaCTTTGTAACTCATTCTATTCGTTAGTGGAAGTTTGGAGAATCAATTGGAAAGCAAGTTCGTTTTTTAATTGATCAAGGTATCTTGCTTATTCTTTGGTTTATCAAGTTCTCAGTGAATCGTTGTGCTGTTCTAATACTTCTAGATAGAGAAATCCTCTTCATTGAGGTAATTGAACCGACACCACAATTGCCTGATTAAGTTTGGCTTTTCATAAGTTGAAATCTGAAAAGGATAATTACAAGTCTTTTCTGGCACGCTTGCACATAATCATATTTCGGAAGTAAGCCAAAATTCCCGGCCAATCATGTAGTCCCGCATAGGGtgtggattaaaaagttaagtgacttttttttccttattccaattttttttgttttgcttcaaacttttgtgacttcttgattcgttttgacgagaggaatcggaaaaataaaaaaatttgatcaaaacttaaaattttttgaataaagacaaaaataagtcaataagacaaaaaaaattacttattcttgtctttttgaaaaaatttatgagtttcgataataaatttttacttttccgatttttctcgacgagacgaatcactaagtcacaaaagtttgacgtaaaactatcaaatatgaaaaaaatttgaataaagacaaaaaaagttaCTGTTTGGTCTGGAAATACCttagttattttaaaatttaatttatatGTAATTGGGCCAATAGGCGAATCGGGttcaattttaaataaatgtgtcgggtcgggtcgggtatgTATAATTGACCTCATAACTAATGGGTCAATGACCTATTAGAAACCCAACCTACTTATAACTTATCTTATTTGGCTCAAATTCgaccatttgacacctctagttgAAAAAAcggcacgaaaaacgaaaatggactataaaaatgggacggagggagtattgtttttatgtttacgGAGTAATAGTATATCAACAATATATACGTACACTCTCcaaagtcctctctctctcatagttgGGGGGTGtttccattgaaaaaaattaaaaaatttgctTGTTGGACTCcaaagtcctctctctctctctctctctgtctctctctctctcatagttgGTAGCAAGGATTGATAAAGTACACTCTCCCATGGGTTGTTGATAACAGTGGATTCTCTGGCTTCCGCGCACTTCGATTAACTGTGGTACAAACCTCTAATAACTATAAAGtttaaaattgagaaaaatttattcacggaGCTCCGTGAAATAGTTTTTACAGAAGTGAATCACGCGCATCCGTTTCAGCTTTGGATAGTacagatttaaatgaaacttttccgagAAAGAGTCCGTTTTGGCTTTGGACTGTCcggatttaaataaaatttttccgGGGAagagtttcatttaaatccagACTGTCCAAAACCGAAACGAATGGCCAAGATCGCATGATTATGTGGATAAGGGATTCACGGCTCCTCCGTAAATAAGTCAATCTCATAAATATTTTAGAGGATTTTGACTTCTTACATAATATTGCATTGAGGAATATCTGCCCAAGCCTTCATTACTCCTTCCCGGTGGTTGAAACACGTGTAGGTGGGAGAGGAAATGCTGAAGTCAAAAGGAGTGGAGCCATATGATCTCCGTCCATCATTCTCGGCCCACGAAATTGAACAAGTCAAAATCTGTTTAAATGAGTAATAAACTATTCTAGAGAATAGAATAGACATCGATATCGAGAAAAACTTATTAAGAGAGATCCGTGAAATTGTTTTTAAAGAGGTGAATCCTACACATCCGTTTTGGCTTTGAATGATCcagatttaaatgaaattttttcggagAAGAgtccattttggttttggatggtccggatttgttaaaaatatgtaaACCCAATTTGGGTATTTTCCTTGTCTTACTTTTTGGGGGCTCATTTGTAATTTTATGTATATTTTGTGTCTTAGTTTGTAATATGTTAAAAGTTGTTTCTAGAAGTACTAGAAATGTCTAGTGTTGTGTCTGCCtttgtaagaaaaaagaaaaagaaagaacgtagatagagacaaaaaaacagagaagagaaaaagagtgGGTTTTTGTGTGCTTGTGATTATTGAAGAAGAAAGCTTTGAAAAGCTCTTAATTAGTGGAGAAGTTTCGGAAATTTGATGCCCAGATAAGTGTCTTTCTGCTGCCTCTCAAcctctgttttttatttgtgataTTTGCTTGTCTCGGTTGGTGTTTTCGGTGCTCCGAAAATTTCAGTTTGTGTGCTGCGTTTCTGCTGCGATTTTGCTCAGTTTGTGACTGTTTTTTGGTGATATATGTGTGTGCATTTGGGCCCTTATTCCCCCAACAAAtctggtatcagagcttagggCTTGTTGCttgaaattagggcttttattGGTGTATTTGTGCTTTGATATATGATGGCTGCCATGAATAATTTCCTCCGGCCCCAAATTCCTAGATTGGGGAAAGATAATTATGAGAATTGGAGTATACAAATGAAAGTGTTGTTGGGTTATCAAGATTTGTGGGATCTTGTTGAAAATGGGTTTGAACAACCCGCTTCGAAGGAGGATGAAGAGAGATTGACGGAAGGTCAAAAGGTTTTACTTAAGCAAATGAGAAACAAAGCCTTGTTTCAAATCTATCAAGCCATTGATGAGTCTTGCTTTGAGAAAATCTCCTCCGCCACCACGTCCAAAGAAGCTTGGGATATCCTCCAAAATGCAAATAGAGGTATTGACAAAACCATAAGGATGAGACTTCAAGTTTTGAGGGGTGAATTTGAATCTTTGGAAATGAAGGATAATGAGACCATTGCGGAGTATTTTACTAGAACCATGGTGATTGTGAATCAAATTAGGAGGTATGGTGGCAACCTTGATAATGTATGTGTGGTGGAGAAAATCTTACGATCTCTAAATGGTAAATTTGAGTATGTGGTTCCCGCCATTGAAGAGTCAAAGGATACTTCCACCATGACGATTGATCAATTGATGGCAACACTTGAAGTTCATGAGCAAAGGTTGAACAAGAAGGCTTCAAGCTCTCTTGAGCAAGCACTCCAATCCAAACTTTCTTTCAAGGATGCAAAGGAGGATCAAGGGGGAACCTCTTATAGTGCAAGAGGAAGAGGTAGAGGCTATGATGGTCGTGGTAGAGGCTATGATGGCCGTGGTAGAGGCTATGGAAATCGTGGAAGAGGCTTTGAAAGCCATGGAAGAGGTTATGCGAATAGAGGTAGAGGTGGAAGGAACACTAGTGGAGGTGGAAGAGGCCAAAACTCATATGCTccaagaggaagaggaagagctAGAGGAGGTGGCAACTACAACCGTTCTTATAATCGGAGTGGTTATGACAAGAGGAATGTTGAATGCTATAATTGTCACAAATTTGGGCACTATAGTAATGAGTGTAGAGCAACGTCAAGCAATGAAGTTAGTGAGCAAGC contains the following coding sequences:
- the LOC131298656 gene encoding uncharacterized protein LOC131298656 — translated: MGYPHLKERGERGKELWRRKGVPESSKQGGNRRETIKEDKGRTINILAEGNGWLNRSAVGKLRRLISIQDLERILKMEKLESVQFKPMGGRYAIMTFSSDDRRNEALQGKWLELWFEEVSPWNGEAAKKERFVWLACNGMPLNDWNVQSFKAIGSTWGCFIEVDNGTLKEVSYAKGRVLIATENSNKIEGEVQLMVNGRKYCVQVVEEGTFRTISSVEHVANPEAEVEDDEVENTSDYRDASSNKEENLVDDMEMQRKMYSDDKVEEAEKFEEDERVEKSENGSYQSVLGKEPNVENSPLQEETVGDRAQGNNGSDGRFNEESSNSVQGLDSIVPDSQSPLNEECFESIKNSCQIQNIEAHGGTEY